TTCCTGCTTTGACAGAACATGGCTTTCTTCTACTAGaaccccgaccccccacccccacccccccgcaggACACACAGGACCAGATGGTAAGGGAATGCCTCTTTCCTGTATTCCTGTTTAAATTCCTGTttcagaatccccccccccaccgctccagCGCGGACTTCCCCCCCCACTCACTCCCGCACGgacggtccccccccccactccagcaCAGacgcctgcccccccgccctaACTCCAGCGCGGAcgctcccccccctcactccaGCGCGGACGCCTCCCTCACTCCAGCGCGGACGGGGGCGTGCGCAGGCAGCACGGGGGCCGGCGGACGTTCTGCAGCAGCGAGCGGAAGACGCTGCGCGGGCGCTTGCGGGTCTTCCCGGCGCGGGGCGACTCGGAGGACAGGGACCGGCCCAGGCGGGTCGTCTGCGTCTGGATCTGCTTCTCGTGCTCTTTGATCTTGCACAGCAGGTGGCTCTGGATGGCGAAGCCCAGGGACTCGAGGTCGACGGACGCGCCGTACACCTCCCACGTCATGCCCTGCTCGTCCCACACCACCTCGGGCACCGCGCCCGCCTTGCCCTCGTCTTCAGAACCGCCCTGATCCGGCCGCGGCGGGACGGCCCCGTCGCTCTGACCCGGCCCAGCTTTGGACCGGCTCTGACCCGGCCCGGCTTTGGACCGGCTCTGATCCGGAccgctgctctgctctgattcTGGATCGGACTTCCCTTCACCTGGAACGTCCTTTCGCTCGGGGCATGTCTCCACCACGAGCGGCTCCACCTGCTGGCTTTGCACACCAGGCGGCGTTTGTGTCTCTACCTGAAGCCTGGAGTCCTGTGGTGAGGAGCAGGCTGGATCTGTGGGACCGCTCACTGATTGGTCAGGAAAGCTCATGACATCAGCGACAGCATGACACGTGTGATTAGAGACTATAGGTTTATTATGCAGGCTGCCTGTATGGTTTCCATTGGAAGACTCTGACTGGGACAAACTCTGCTGGTCTGCTATCGATGGCTCCTTCTCACGGAAGCTGCTGGAAGCGTGGTTTGACTGGCTACACGCCGCAGTGCTGATCTGATAAACTGGCTGTAAAGGCCCTTTCTGGACGTGGCCCAGATGCAGCCCTGGCTCTTTGGGCCTTGCTCCCAGCTCCATGTCCTGATGCCCTGCAGAGCCAGAATGGCGGCTGGCTCCAGTGcttttacccagaatgcccccCGACCTGCCGCTCTCCGGGACCGGGCTGCTGGGGGGCGGAGACGGACCGGCGCGGGCCCGAGAGGAGACGGAGACGGCGGTTTGGACGCACGCGTCGCTGAAGACCCCGCCCTCTTTCGGCGAAGTGTCGTCCCGTGGCGGGTGAGCCGCGTGTTGtgacccagcatgcactgggccaGCCCCCGGGGGACCAGCGCTCCCTCCTGCCGCCGCGCAGCAGAGTccggggggcgtggccagaggGAAGCGGGAGGGGCTTGTCCCCGCGGACCTGCTGCAGACCTCGGGGACCGCCTGCACCTCCGCGTCCCGCCATGCCGCTCCGGACGGCCCGCCGCGCTCGGGGGACGCGGTCATGGTGGCGACGTCCTGGAAGCGTTTGCAGAGTCCTCTTTGTATcggctgcacttcctgtgtcgCGGTACCTGTGCTCTGCGGAGCTCCCTCTGCCGCCTGTGCACGGTCGGGTCTGCTCCACGGCCCTCCAGCAGAGTCCCTCAGCAGCAGCCCTGAGGAGTGAGGATGTGAGGAGCTGCCCGAGCCGTTCTGCGCCCCTAACTCCTCCTGCGTGGGACAGTGGGTGCTCGGGTTCCCCTCGGTGTCCGTCAGCTCGGTGCTGTGCAGAGTAGCGCTGGTTACCTGGCCTCCTGAGAGGCCTTCCCTCAGACTGAGAAATGacgtctgctctctctcacttccctgGTGTTCAGAGTTCTCCTGGTGAACCTCAGGCTTGGCGGTTTGTGCCGGGAGCGCAGTGTGGACAGAACCATCAGATTTCACCGGCACGTCTTCATCAGCAGGGATGCCCGGGATGCCAGCGCTGCCAGCGTGGTCTCGCTTCGCCACCCGCGCTGCGGAGGCCCGCTCTGGCCCAGACGTTTCCCTCGCTGCCTGAGTGGACGCCGAGGTGACTTCACGTTTTTGGAAACCTTCAGGTGTGTGAGACCTGAGCCTCCCTGCTGTGGGATCTACGGGCCGCTCCTCAAAGCCTAGCGCCTTCGAGACCCCGTCGCACGCTCGCAAATCGTCCTTTGGCGGTATTGGCGACTCCTCCCCTGCGCTTGCTTGGCAGCCTCTGGGCCCCTCTCAGTCCCCTGACAAGCAGCTCTGAATCccacctgaccaatcagatcttgatcccccaccctgaccaatcagagctcttGAATCCCCCACACCCTGACCTATCAAAGCTCTCGAATCCCCCACACCCTGACCTATCAGAGCTCTCGAATCACCCGTACCCTGACCTATCAGAGCTCCAGTCTGCACCAGGCCTCGTCCAATCAGGCCCTCAGAATCCCCGTTCCCTCCGTGACCcacggaggcggaggcggacATGTCTGCCCTGCTCGGCTGTCTGCTGTGGTGGATTCTGTTGGCCGTGCTCATGTCCATGCACACATTATCCTGCCTGTGCTCCTTCGGGGGCGTAGATGTGCTGTTCAATTTCAGGTTTGGCTCCTTCTCCCAGCTGGCAGTGGGCTCCTTGTTCCCAAAGCTGTCCACGACAGCAATGTGAGGTCCCATCTGAATGGTGACAGTCCTTTTCGGTTTGGGGATGGTGCCCATTTCACGCTCCCCTTCTCCAGGGCACAGTCGATTACAGAATGGAGGGCTGCAGCTCTGCTTTATATCAGCGTGCTTCTCCTGGTCTCAGAAcctgaaacagaaagaaaataccAAATCAAATCATACTATAAAAATGATCATAGAATATTTCTCTGTACTTTAACAAAATAAGGTGCATATCCTCCTGTATATTGAAAggaacacacacagtacagggCACAAATGGAAGAGATCGTCCAAGACTTATTTCAAGACttgtgttttatgaatgtgACTAATATGctaatttagaaaatattcaCTTATATTTGTTGCTACAACAGAAACATCCTTCAGCAAGGCTGTATATAGTGCGATTAGccacagcactgaaaacaattacCATAATTAAATATCGAAATTCAGGCCAAATTACGCTGCTTAAAATGTTACATCTGATTCTATGAAGCTTTAACACGGCCTAGTTTACACCAGAGGCATTCAAGCACCTTGTTGAACGGCACAACAGCAAGACCAGTACTTAACATGCTAATATATGCGCGGAAAACGGATCAGCAGGCTAAACAGCCACCGAAATATGACATGATATGTTTGTCGCGCTGAAGTGGGTCGCGGTGTTGTTGCAAGTGTCCCGGTTCACCAGAGGCCCGCGTTTCAGACGGATCGACGGTAACGCGCGCGCCACAGCTGCATCAGCGGAATGTGAGATTTTGAATTCAGAAGGCGactgcacacacaatcacctgaGAAAACGACAACGTTCGAACAGCAGAATACTCAAACAGAGTttccttcccatcatgcacggCTGTGAGCTGAGGTCAGAGACACTAATCGGATAACAGTCAGGCTCTGTAATTGGGGCGagacgggcagagagagaccCCAGGAAGAGAGACGAGTGCAATTCAGTcgagctgaaaaaaaaagacaacagccAGGAAACATTTCAGCTGATTTCGATGAGAGAAGACAAGGATTGCAAGCACTCTAGAATCTGAACCACTCAGAGTAAATATATTGTGCATGaagcatttaattgtatttaaacTGCTCTGCTTGTTTTTAAACGCAGGACAGATGAAGCTGAACTGAACTGCCTGATATTCATGTATCACATGCAGGTACACCTGCTCTCATGCCCCCCAGCTCTCCTCACAGGAACACCCACTTTGCTGACCTCCACATCTCTGCCTGGGCTGAAATCATTAAACTATACACTTGCCACACAAGACTAAGCCAGCGTTCATAACAGAGTAATAACAGGGCTCTAATAGGCTCTGCAAATAAACATCCCCGATGACAAAAAGATAACGAGATCCTGATATTGATCTCGAACAAATATCGATCTTTATTtcttcagcttttattttagggCAGAGGGTTCTTTTGCAGTTTGGATGAGAAAATTTCTGTGGATGCAGCACATATCTCAGGGTTTAAACAGGAGACCAGACTCCATCTTGTGACGTGTTGGAATGTGGAATAAACAATGTGCCACTGACGCTGATGAGAATGCAAGGGCCCTGTATCACAGCCgtagtttattttcagttattcaaAATATGTTAATCACAATTCATTACTAGGTAGTAAACTAATATAACTGAggaactaattaaaaaaattattttcaggcTAAAGAATAGGGACACATATCTTAATTACGTAATGACAGCTTCAAAGATTCCATTGTTTGAATTACAGACAGAATGTGAGCagacagggaaaaaaatctccaaaaatATTCCTCACATACGAGCAATGCTATCTACAGTGTTACAGGCATGATCaaggtctgtgcatgtgcccttgcgtgtgtatgtgtgtgtgtgcgcgcgtctgagtgggtgtgcgtgagcatgtgtgagtgcattttaaataattttgtttggtGATTGCTATAAAAAACTTATTTAGACtaaaggtttgtgtgtgtgtccagttgtgtattgtgtgtgtatgctatcTATTATTGAGCTAAAACTTACAGTAGCTTACACATTTCTTCTTAAAATGTAGGCCACCCACACAATAGCTACTGGCTTGGAAGGCAATGAAATTAATAACTCCAAGGATGCAGTCTCATTAATAATGCACCCAGTTATCATTgtcaaatacaataaatattttacacattcGGTTCAATATTCTGCTTGTATACAGTAAAGTACGGTACATTCACCCTCACATATGAATGTACGTTGTACAGTACCACACAGGAGACATCGTTTTAAAGAAATCGTCAGTCAAATAATTTCTCATGATAACACGTAGGCTACTCAAGATGCACAGTTCGCTAAGAGGGCAAAGGGGAACAAATATAACACAAAATCAACATAGATAAATAGGTAAGTcgacagatagatagatggatagatagatagatcacTTCTAGAAACCCAACAGACCTATAACAATagaatggttaaataaataaatgcacctTGAATTATCTTTGa
The nucleotide sequence above comes from Anguilla rostrata isolate EN2019 chromosome 7, ASM1855537v3, whole genome shotgun sequence. Encoded proteins:
- the LOC135258663 gene encoding G protein-regulated inducer of neurite outgrowth 3-like, whose product is MGTIPKPKRTVTIQMGPHIAVVDSFGNKEPTASWEKEPNLKLNSTSTPPKEHRQDNVCMDMSTANRIHHSRQPSRADMSASASVGHGGNGDSEGLIGRGLVQTGALIGQGTGDSRALIGQGVGDSRALIGQGVGDSRALIGQGCQASAGEESPIPPKDDLRACDGVSKALGFEERPVDPTAGRLRSHTPEGFQKREVTSASTQAARETSGPERASAARVAKRDHAGSAGIPGIPADEDVPVKSDGSVHTALPAQTAKPEVHQENSEHQGSEREQTSFLSLREGLSGGQVTSATLHSTELTDTEGNPSTHCPTQEELGAQNGSGSSSHPHSSGLLLRDSAGGPWSRPDRAQAAEGAPQSTGTATQEVQPIQRGLCKRFQDVATMTASPERGGPSGAAWRDAEVQAVPEVCSRSAGTSPSRFPLATPPGLCCAAAGGSAGPPGAGPVHAGSQHAAHPPRDDTSPKEGGVFSDACVQTAVSVSSRARAGPSPPPSSPVPESGRSGGILGKSTGASRHSGSAGHQDMELGARPKEPGLHLGHVQKGPLQPVYQISTAACSQSNHASSSFREKEPSIADQQSLSQSESSNGNHTGSLHNKPIVSNHTCHAVADVMSFPDQSVSGPTDPACSSPQDSRLQVETQTPPGVQSQQVEPLVVETCPERKDVPGEGKSDPESEQSSGPDQSRSKAGPGQSRSKAGPGQSDGAVPPRPDQGGSEDEGKAGAVPEVVWDEQGMTWEVYGASVDLESLGFAIQSHLLCKIKEHEKQIQTQTTRLGRSLSSESPRAGKTRKRPRSVFRSLLQNVRRPPCCLRTPPSALE